The following are encoded together in the Erpetoichthys calabaricus chromosome 16, fErpCal1.3, whole genome shotgun sequence genome:
- the si:dkeyp-72h1.1 gene encoding protein LBH gives MNEVLNTCEPVMEAAATSEEHGISFQIFPDTHERYPKLSKRLPSIVVEPTESGDVESGELRWPPDDVSSAENKSGGDQSHPRETRADCTAQPDAGIDQGHQDESN, from the exons ATGAATGAGGTCCTCAACACATGTGAGCCGGTCATGGAAGCAGCTGCCACCTCAGAGGAACACGGGATTTCCTTTCAG ATATTCCCAGACACCCATGAGCGCTATCCCAAGCTGTCCAAACGCCTTCCCTCGATAGTGGTGGAGCCAACAGAGAGTGGAGACGTAGAGAGTGGGGAGCTGCGCTGGCCTCCTGACGATGTGAGCTCTGCAGAAAACAAAAGTGGTGGAGACCAGAGCCACCCCAGAGAGACTAGAGCAG ATTGCACTGCCCAGCCTGATGCAGGCATAGATCAGGGCCACCAAGACGAATCCAACTGA